In one Arenibacter antarcticus genomic region, the following are encoded:
- a CDS encoding REP-associated tyrosine transposase, giving the protein MKEGYIIREQEKAHFITATVVDWIDVFTRQLYRDIVIDSLKYCIENKGLILYGYVIMSNHIHMIIQSNDGKLSNLVRDFKKYTANKILDSIQNEPESRREWMLDSFKKATATHSRNKNYQFWQYGNHAEEIYSSKFMWSKLNYVHMNPVRAGIVERASQYRYSSASNYVESKGLVDVELVDNPVTDVLKPYSFLNYNQC; this is encoded by the coding sequence ATGAAAGAAGGCTATATCATACGCGAGCAAGAAAAAGCACATTTCATTACTGCTACGGTAGTAGATTGGATAGATGTGTTTACAAGGCAATTATATCGTGATATAGTCATTGACTCTTTGAAATATTGCATAGAAAATAAAGGTTTGATCTTATATGGATATGTAATTATGAGCAACCATATACATATGATCATTCAATCCAATGATGGAAAATTATCCAATCTAGTTCGCGATTTTAAAAAATATACCGCAAATAAGATATTGGATAGCATCCAAAACGAACCAGAGAGCAGACGGGAATGGATGTTGGATAGTTTCAAGAAAGCTACAGCAACACATAGCCGAAATAAGAACTATCAGTTTTGGCAATACGGCAACCATGCAGAAGAAATATATTCTAGCAAATTCATGTGGTCCAAGTTGAATTATGTGCACATGAACCCCGTTCGAGCAGGAATTGTTGAAAGGGCGAGTCAATACAGGTATTCAAGTGCAAGCAATTATGTAGAAAGCAAAGGCTTGGTCGATGTTGAATTAGTAGACAACCCTGTAACAGACGTTCTAAAACCATATTCGTTTTTAAATTATAATCAATGTTAA
- a CDS encoding GAF domain-containing protein, giving the protein MEKILPIQHLISFNKLLQQYEEMAKGDDEYLAKKAKYILELQAPFPELREGFSDITLLEKHREIINLLLQDSFSPLLGNNEIKTASQPYSDLIFNSSRRFKRILEAAGPNYKPTINNLEGGMSYIMACVVILNFYYGYKLDFKRPFFYNIPDADGVMRYYRILYNADFVEIIPNGTPLEITQEDVDQLLGNIDDLALWEQKIPPNSFISKGFVISNMFDVTAEHTISEIKSNLIVKVYNEGDNFLNEVEDSFKSLFGLSGLQLGFVRYNEKLQQFESAIFDGINSFLLKNKEHENCNTSLCLEAYDKLLEQSSLFIISDVDKIYKLSGGKAPYKNLYDQNIKSALFAPIAKNGRLIGVLELVSDKVNDLNSVNGQKLEDIMPYIVSAALRSIEEEENLIAAVIQNECTSVHPSVSWRFEEEAKRFIKEKYLGNEPSFKEIVFNDVHPLYGQIDIRNSSQVRNEAIQRDLMIQLSEIQSVLTQGWENHKLPIYEELIFRVNNYLADITKSLHTNSEQEIFDFISKDINPVFEFLSRTDERLNTTVALYQSHIDKGTGSYYDHRRNYDESVTLINKKLASVLDKRQEQAQKMFPHYFERYKTDGIEHNMYIGNAISADREFDPIYLNNLRLWQLQMACELENAHYRCKPDLPMKLDVASLILVYNTSLSIRFRMDEKRFDVDGTYNARYEIIKKRIDKSFIKGTNERLTQSGKLVIVYSQKQDEQEYLRYITFLRSKGCFDTDIEIVELEGLQGVSGLKAIRANILYRPEKKSDKTYTYQDLLNELES; this is encoded by the coding sequence ATGGAAAAGATATTGCCCATACAACATCTGATCAGCTTTAATAAGCTGTTGCAGCAGTATGAGGAAATGGCAAAGGGAGATGATGAATATTTGGCCAAAAAGGCGAAGTATATTCTAGAATTACAAGCGCCCTTCCCAGAACTTCGGGAGGGATTTTCCGATATTACCCTCTTGGAGAAACACCGTGAGATAATTAATTTGCTATTGCAGGATTCATTTTCTCCCTTGTTGGGCAATAACGAAATTAAAACTGCCTCCCAGCCTTACAGCGATTTGATCTTTAATTCCAGTAGGCGGTTTAAGCGTATTTTGGAAGCCGCTGGCCCCAATTATAAACCAACTATAAATAATCTGGAGGGGGGGATGAGCTACATCATGGCTTGTGTGGTTATCCTTAATTTTTATTATGGGTATAAACTAGACTTTAAACGGCCTTTCTTTTATAATATTCCGGATGCCGATGGGGTAATGAGATATTATCGCATCCTCTATAATGCAGATTTTGTAGAGATTATTCCCAATGGAACCCCTTTGGAAATTACCCAGGAAGATGTGGATCAATTATTGGGAAATATAGACGATCTAGCACTTTGGGAGCAGAAAATTCCACCCAATAGTTTTATTAGCAAGGGCTTTGTAATTTCTAATATGTTCGATGTTACTGCTGAACATACCATTTCTGAAATTAAATCGAACTTAATAGTAAAAGTCTATAATGAGGGGGATAACTTTTTGAACGAAGTGGAAGATTCCTTTAAATCGCTCTTTGGACTATCTGGTTTACAATTGGGTTTTGTCCGATACAATGAAAAACTTCAGCAGTTTGAAAGTGCTATTTTTGATGGAATAAATAGTTTTCTATTGAAAAATAAGGAACATGAAAATTGCAATACTTCCCTGTGTTTGGAAGCCTATGATAAATTGTTAGAACAGAGTAGTTTATTTATAATTTCTGATGTAGATAAAATATATAAACTTAGCGGAGGGAAAGCTCCTTATAAAAATTTATACGATCAAAATATTAAAAGTGCCCTGTTTGCACCTATTGCCAAAAATGGTAGACTTATAGGAGTTTTGGAACTTGTTTCTGATAAAGTAAATGACCTTAATAGTGTAAATGGACAGAAATTAGAGGATATAATGCCCTATATTGTGTCCGCTGCACTGCGTTCTATAGAAGAGGAGGAAAATTTGATCGCTGCCGTAATCCAGAACGAATGTACCTCGGTACATCCATCGGTCTCTTGGAGATTTGAGGAAGAGGCAAAGCGCTTTATCAAAGAGAAATATTTGGGCAACGAGCCCTCCTTTAAGGAAATTGTATTTAACGATGTACATCCCCTATATGGACAAATAGATATTAGGAATTCTTCTCAAGTAAGGAACGAAGCCATACAGCGTGATCTGATGATACAATTGTCAGAGATCCAAAGTGTTCTTACACAAGGATGGGAAAATCATAAACTCCCCATTTATGAGGAACTTATTTTTAGGGTGAATAACTATTTGGCAGATATAACGAAGTCGTTGCACACCAATAGCGAACAGGAAATTTTTGATTTTATTTCCAAGGATATAAATCCAGTCTTTGAGTTTTTGTCTAGGACCGATGAACGGTTAAATACGACTGTGGCATTATACCAATCGCATATTGATAAAGGCACGGGCTCTTACTACGATCACCGTCGTAATTACGATGAGAGTGTTACGCTCATCAATAAAAAATTGGCATCGGTATTGGATAAGCGTCAAGAACAAGCCCAAAAAATGTTTCCGCATTACTTTGAGCGATACAAGACCGATGGGATAGAGCACAATATGTATATTGGGAATGCTATATCGGCAGATCGAGAATTTGATCCCATCTATTTAAATAACTTGCGATTATGGCAGTTACAAATGGCATGCGAATTGGAGAACGCCCACTATAGATGTAAACCAGACCTGCCCATGAAATTAGATGTTGCTTCTCTAATACTGGTTTATAACACTTCATTATCCATTAGGTTTAGAATGGATGAAAAACGTTTTGATGTAGATGGTACCTATAATGCACGATATGAGATTATAAAAAAACGTATTGACAAATCCTTCATTAAAGGCACTAATGAAAGATTGACACAATCTGGAAAACTGGTTATTGTATACTCCCAAAAACAAGATGAACAGGAGTACCTTCGATACATTACCTTTCTAAGGTCTAAAGGGTGTTTTGATACCGATATTGAAATCGTGGAGTTAGAAGGATTACAAGGGGTTTCGGGTCTAAAAGCTATCCGCGCCAATATCTTATACAGACCGGAAAAGAAAAGTGACAAGACCTATACTTACCAAGACCTGTTAAATGAACTTGAGTCCTAA
- a CDS encoding polysaccharide deacetylase family protein encodes MDSLQKLGFSEKTKLLIIHADDAGLSHSENRATIEALKNGFINSYSIMVPCPWYYEMALFAKNNPQFDAGIHLTLTCEWENYKFGPILPISEVPSLVDENGYFYKNRDQLRENASPIDVQKELEAQIEKALKFGLAPTHIDSHMYSVGANPAFFKIYKNLGEKYNLPVLINEQLMEMVGLDPKLNIDKEDLLIDNAFVAEFKYFETGKLGDFYSRILENLSSGLNLILIHPAFDDSEMKGVTVNHPNFGSEWRQIDFDFFTNEENRAKLKENNIELITWKDITRRKV; translated from the coding sequence ATGGATTCACTACAAAAATTGGGGTTCTCGGAAAAAACTAAATTACTGATTATACATGCAGATGACGCGGGACTTTCACATTCCGAGAATAGGGCGACAATAGAAGCGCTTAAGAACGGATTTATAAATTCATACAGCATTATGGTACCCTGTCCGTGGTATTATGAAATGGCTTTATTTGCAAAAAATAATCCCCAGTTTGATGCTGGGATACACTTAACGCTTACTTGCGAATGGGAGAACTATAAATTTGGGCCTATTCTGCCTATTTCCGAAGTGCCGAGTTTAGTGGACGAAAATGGATATTTTTATAAAAATAGAGATCAACTAAGAGAAAATGCTTCCCCAATAGATGTCCAGAAGGAACTTGAAGCGCAAATAGAGAAAGCACTGAAATTTGGACTGGCACCTACTCATATTGATTCGCATATGTATAGTGTGGGGGCTAATCCAGCATTCTTTAAAATTTACAAGAACCTAGGCGAAAAATACAATCTTCCGGTTTTAATAAATGAACAATTAATGGAAATGGTTGGGCTAGATCCCAAATTGAATATTGATAAAGAGGATCTTCTAATCGACAACGCTTTTGTTGCCGAATTTAAGTATTTCGAAACAGGCAAATTGGGCGATTTCTATAGTCGGATTTTGGAAAATTTATCAAGTGGCCTAAACCTCATTTTAATTCATCCGGCCTTTGATGATAGTGAAATGAAAGGAGTTACCGTTAACCATCCAAATTTCGGTTCTGAATGGAGGCAAATCGATTTTGACTTTTTCACGAATGAAGAAAACAGGGCCAAACTTAAAGAAAATAATATCGAATTAATTACCTGGAAGGACATAACACGGAGGAAAGTATAA
- a CDS encoding gluconate:H+ symporter, protein MPLLIVILGILLLFILIARFKLNAFIAFIIVSLAVGIAEGMELETVVQSIQDGIGNTLGFLVMILGLGAMLGKLVADSGAAQQITTRLVAKFGIKNIQWALVLTGFIVGIPMFYSVGFVILIPLIFTIAASTKLPLLYVGLPMIAALSVTHGYLPPHPAPTAIAATFNADIGKTLLYGIIIAIPAIIVAGPLFSRTIKNIEATPLKEFVNPRILEESEMPGITTSIFTALLPIILIMLSTLADLMLPADNPIMPFIGFIGNPAVAMLISVLVAIYTLGLARGKKMPEIMGSVSSGISGITMILLIIAGAGALKEVLIDSGVSQYIAEILKDSALSPLILAWMVATVIRVCVGSATVAGLTTAGIVLPLVAATGTSAELMVLAIGSGSLMLSHVNDSGFWLFKEYFNLSVNDTLRTWTVMETTVGVMGLIGVLILSLFI, encoded by the coding sequence ATGCCATTACTAATCGTAATTCTTGGGATACTACTCCTCTTTATATTAATTGCCAGATTTAAACTCAACGCCTTTATAGCCTTTATCATTGTTTCCCTTGCCGTCGGAATTGCCGAGGGTATGGAATTGGAAACGGTGGTCCAATCTATTCAGGACGGGATAGGAAACACTCTTGGCTTTCTTGTCATGATCTTGGGCCTTGGCGCTATGCTGGGCAAGTTGGTGGCCGATAGCGGCGCCGCACAACAGATCACCACCCGTTTGGTTGCCAAATTCGGCATTAAAAACATACAATGGGCTTTGGTATTGACTGGTTTCATTGTGGGTATCCCCATGTTCTACTCCGTAGGATTCGTAATTCTGATCCCCTTGATCTTTACCATTGCGGCATCTACCAAGCTCCCATTATTATACGTAGGACTTCCTATGATCGCCGCATTATCCGTAACTCATGGGTATCTTCCCCCGCACCCTGCCCCTACCGCTATCGCCGCCACCTTTAATGCCGACATCGGAAAGACACTCTTGTACGGGATAATTATCGCTATTCCCGCCATCATTGTAGCGGGCCCCCTTTTTTCCCGAACTATAAAGAATATAGAGGCCACTCCCTTAAAAGAATTTGTTAATCCCCGTATTTTAGAAGAATCGGAAATGCCAGGGATTACCACCAGTATTTTTACAGCTTTGCTGCCCATCATCCTAATCATGCTGTCTACCCTTGCGGATCTGATGCTGCCAGCAGACAACCCCATAATGCCCTTCATCGGTTTTATAGGGAACCCGGCAGTGGCCATGCTTATCTCAGTATTGGTCGCCATTTACACCCTAGGCTTGGCCAGGGGAAAAAAAATGCCCGAAATAATGGGCTCGGTAAGTAGCGGCATCTCTGGGATTACCATGATATTACTTATTATTGCAGGGGCAGGAGCTTTAAAAGAAGTACTTATAGATAGTGGGGTAAGTCAATATATTGCCGAAATATTGAAAGATTCAGCCCTATCTCCCCTAATTTTAGCCTGGATGGTTGCAACGGTCATAAGGGTCTGTGTAGGCTCTGCTACCGTAGCGGGACTCACCACTGCAGGAATCGTATTGCCCCTTGTAGCTGCCACGGGAACAAGTGCAGAGCTAATGGTATTGGCGATAGGATCGGGAAGCCTTATGCTCTCGCATGTAAACGATAGTGGGTTTTGGTTGTTCAAGGAGTATTTTAACCTATCGGTAAACGATACCTTACGAACCTGGACCGTAATGGAAACCACCGTGGGAGTAATGGGCCTAATTGGCGTATTGATCTTAAGTTTATTTATTTAA
- a CDS encoding acyltransferase family protein: MKPTITQRLYSLDALRGFDMFWIIGAEGIFHNMANITHSPFWNALSHQFHHPAWHGFTFYDLIFPLFLFLAGVATPYSIGKQIEKGASRQNLLLKVVKRGLILVLLGIVYNNGLELHPIQDIRFGSVLGRIGLAYMFANIIYLYTKQGAQIVWFVGLLLGYWFLFLFFSAPGYPMGDLTMEGNFVSYLDTLILPGRLFLGVHDPEGLIATIPAISTALLGIYVGNLLKGTTVDKNINTAIRLTIIGVILIIVAQIWNLVFPINKNLWTSSFVLQCGGISTLLMAVFYYIIDIKGYKKWAFFFKVIGMNSILIYMSGVFINWKYTTNAIFQWLIQLAGEPYGAVVMVICLLAVKWVFLYFLYKQKLFLRV; the protein is encoded by the coding sequence ATGAAACCAACCATTACCCAACGCCTTTATTCCCTTGATGCCCTTAGGGGATTTGATATGTTCTGGATCATAGGAGCCGAAGGAATATTCCACAATATGGCAAACATTACCCATTCCCCGTTTTGGAATGCGCTCTCCCACCAATTTCATCATCCTGCTTGGCATGGGTTTACGTTTTACGACCTCATATTTCCGCTATTTTTATTTCTAGCGGGAGTGGCTACCCCCTATTCTATCGGAAAACAAATAGAAAAAGGTGCCAGCAGACAAAATCTATTGCTTAAAGTGGTGAAAAGAGGGCTTATCCTAGTACTATTGGGCATTGTGTACAACAATGGATTAGAATTACATCCCATACAGGATATTCGCTTTGGAAGTGTATTGGGCCGGATTGGACTCGCCTATATGTTTGCAAATATCATCTACCTATACACCAAACAGGGAGCACAGATAGTTTGGTTTGTCGGACTCCTTCTAGGCTATTGGTTCTTATTCCTATTCTTTTCGGCCCCAGGTTATCCTATGGGGGATCTTACTATGGAAGGAAATTTTGTCTCCTATTTGGACACCTTGATTTTACCAGGTAGATTGTTTTTAGGGGTACACGACCCAGAGGGGCTTATAGCAACTATCCCGGCAATTTCTACGGCATTGTTAGGAATTTATGTTGGGAATCTCCTAAAGGGCACCACAGTGGATAAAAATATAAACACGGCTATTCGCTTGACCATTATTGGAGTGATTTTGATTATTGTTGCACAGATCTGGAACCTTGTTTTCCCGATTAATAAAAACCTATGGACTAGCTCCTTTGTGCTACAATGTGGAGGCATAAGCACCTTGTTGATGGCTGTCTTTTATTATATAATCGATATAAAGGGATATAAAAAATGGGCCTTTTTCTTTAAGGTAATCGGTATGAACTCCATCCTGATTTATATGTCCGGGGTATTTATTAATTGGAAATATACTACCAACGCCATCTTTCAATGGCTCATCCAGCTAGCAGGAGAGCCCTACGGCGCAGTCGTTATGGTAATTTGTCTCCTTGCCGTAAAATGGGTGTTCTTGTATTTCTTGTACAAGCAAAAACTCTTTTTGAGAGTATAA
- a CDS encoding slipin family protein produces MAPPFIFTVLLILFLLSGIRIVYEYKRALKFRFGKYVRTLQPGFRWIIPLVETIQVVDIRVITINIISQEVMTEDNVPCSIDGVVFFRINSPEKAVLEVEEFRFAITQLSQAALRDVCGKVELDTILSKREEMGKNIKGIVELETKEWGIEIIDVKIKDIQLPENMKRMMANQAEAERSRRARIILALAEEQAAGKLLEAGKLIDQSPSAIKLRLYQTLSNIAAEKNSTIIFPFPEEVLPRNQKT; encoded by the coding sequence ATGGCACCACCGTTCATTTTTACCGTATTACTGATTTTGTTTCTCCTTTCTGGAATTCGAATTGTTTATGAATACAAGCGAGCCTTAAAGTTTAGGTTTGGGAAGTATGTAAGAACCCTACAACCGGGTTTTAGGTGGATTATTCCCCTAGTAGAGACCATTCAAGTCGTAGATATTCGGGTGATTACCATCAATATTATCTCCCAAGAGGTAATGACGGAAGACAATGTACCCTGTAGTATAGACGGCGTGGTCTTTTTTAGGATAAACAGTCCGGAAAAAGCCGTTTTGGAAGTAGAGGAATTCCGTTTTGCCATTACCCAATTATCCCAAGCCGCCCTAAGGGATGTCTGCGGAAAAGTGGAGCTAGATACTATCTTATCCAAGCGAGAGGAGATGGGGAAAAATATAAAGGGCATTGTGGAGTTGGAAACCAAGGAATGGGGTATAGAAATTATAGATGTCAAGATAAAAGACATCCAATTACCCGAAAACATGAAGCGTATGATGGCCAATCAGGCGGAAGCGGAACGCTCTAGAAGGGCCAGAATTATCCTTGCATTGGCTGAGGAGCAGGCTGCAGGGAAATTATTGGAAGCTGGGAAGCTCATTGATCAATCCCCATCTGCCATAAAGCTGCGACTCTATCAGACCCTTTCCAATATAGCCGCCGAAAAAAACTCTACCATCATCTTTCCTTTTCCTGAAGAAGTGCTGCCAAGGAATCAAAAAACTTAA
- a CDS encoding energy transducer TonB, producing the protein MELKKNPKADLNKKSGLFFVIGLVLVLFVVWRALELRTYPKENAVVQMLTEPDNLDEVVPITEAMKLPPPTIPPAAPEVIEIVDDVDEIEETVIQSTETDQEAVVEVAPLKVEDIVVEEVEEDDVEVPFAVIENVPIFPGCNGKSNESLKACFQKKIQEHIQKHFTYPDVAVELGIEGRVYVQFIIDNTGNITQIKTRGPDKLLEKEANRIIAALPQMVPGKQRGRSVKVSYTIPITFRLQ; encoded by the coding sequence ATGGAACTCAAAAAGAACCCAAAAGCGGATTTGAACAAAAAAAGCGGTCTTTTTTTTGTAATCGGACTTGTTTTGGTGCTTTTTGTGGTTTGGCGGGCCTTAGAGTTACGTACATACCCCAAAGAAAACGCGGTGGTCCAAATGCTTACGGAACCCGATAATTTAGATGAGGTTGTGCCAATTACAGAAGCCATGAAGTTACCGCCGCCAACTATACCCCCTGCAGCGCCCGAGGTTATTGAAATAGTGGATGATGTAGATGAAATTGAGGAAACAGTTATTCAAAGTACCGAAACAGATCAAGAAGCAGTAGTGGAAGTGGCACCGCTAAAGGTAGAAGATATTGTTGTGGAGGAAGTGGAGGAAGATGATGTGGAAGTGCCATTTGCAGTAATTGAAAATGTCCCCATTTTTCCTGGGTGTAATGGTAAAAGTAATGAGTCTTTAAAAGCTTGTTTTCAAAAGAAAATTCAAGAGCATATACAAAAGCACTTCACCTATCCGGATGTGGCCGTGGAGTTGGGCATTGAAGGAAGGGTATATGTGCAATTTATTATAGATAACACTGGAAATATTACTCAGATAAAAACGAGGGGTCCAGATAAGTTACTAGAAAAAGAAGCTAACAGGATTATTGCGGCATTGCCACAAATGGTACCTGGAAAGCAGCGGGGAAGGTCCGTTAAAGTGTCTTATACCATCCCAATAACCTTTAGGTTGCAATAA
- a CDS encoding D-TA family PLP-dependent enzyme, translated as MTAHNWYTITDTKDIITPSLVVYPDRIEKNIRTMIKMAGGVQRLRPHIKTHKMAQIVHLQIKHGIEKFKCATLAEAELLGKCGAKDILMAMQPVAANIERFFTLVQTFPDSNFSTLTDNLETAGEIAKIAAEKFQKASLWLDINNGMDRTGICPDKTAQELYKYIHHHPNLIASGLHVYDGHIRIQDPAERKKACDRDFASVLLLKDDLENAGIPVPTIVAGGSPTFPFHAIRQGVETSPGTTLLWDAGYGDSFKDLEFLHAAVLLTRVISKPNTGKVCFDLGHKWLASEMNFPRVQFLGVENWEQIGQSEEHFIVQYPQESELKVGHLAYAIPKHICPTVAKYDWVLTAVDGIITDSWKVAARDKKITI; from the coding sequence ATGACAGCACATAATTGGTATACCATAACCGACACCAAAGACATTATTACCCCATCCCTAGTAGTCTATCCAGATCGGATAGAAAAAAATATCAGGACCATGATCAAGATGGCGGGCGGGGTGCAGCGGCTAAGACCACATATTAAAACTCATAAGATGGCCCAGATTGTTCATCTGCAAATAAAGCACGGTATTGAAAAATTTAAATGTGCTACCCTTGCCGAGGCCGAACTTTTAGGAAAATGCGGCGCCAAGGACATCCTTATGGCCATGCAGCCGGTTGCCGCAAACATTGAGCGTTTTTTCACACTGGTCCAAACGTTTCCGGATTCTAATTTTTCTACACTGACCGATAATTTGGAAACTGCAGGGGAAATTGCCAAGATAGCTGCTGAAAAATTTCAAAAAGCATCGCTTTGGCTAGATATCAACAATGGCATGGATAGAACCGGGATATGTCCGGACAAGACCGCACAAGAACTCTATAAATATATACATCATCACCCTAACCTTATCGCCTCAGGATTACATGTGTACGATGGGCATATTCGGATTCAAGATCCCGCAGAAAGAAAAAAGGCGTGTGATCGGGATTTTGCTTCGGTTCTGTTGCTGAAGGACGACTTGGAAAATGCGGGAATACCTGTTCCTACTATAGTCGCTGGAGGTTCCCCAACATTTCCCTTTCATGCCATCCGACAAGGAGTGGAAACCAGTCCAGGAACCACACTCCTATGGGATGCCGGCTATGGCGATTCCTTTAAGGATCTGGAATTTCTTCATGCCGCCGTACTTTTGACCAGAGTGATCAGCAAACCCAATACGGGTAAGGTGTGTTTCGATTTGGGACATAAATGGTTGGCCTCGGAAATGAACTTCCCACGGGTACAATTTTTAGGTGTTGAAAACTGGGAACAGATCGGACAAAGTGAAGAGCATTTTATAGTGCAATACCCACAAGAATCTGAACTTAAAGTAGGCCATCTGGCCTACGCCATTCCTAAGCATATCTGCCCCACCGTAGCAAAATACGATTGGGTATTAACCGCCGTAGATGGTATAATAACCGATTCTTGGAAAGTGGCAGCACGGGATAAAAAAATAACAATTTGA
- a CDS encoding metallophosphoesterase: protein MSSFSRLTEAYKNAKVIPFNEQSKIILFSDCHRGDSSFADEFANNRNIYYHALKHYFNEGFTYCELGDGDELWENTSFKEIFNAHKNVYKLLQQFHLDNRLHMIWGNHDMVYKDPDYVKKHLYTYFEPIENRDKELFKGLVYHEAIILKHQTTQQELFLTHGHQADWWNYNFWRWGRFMVRVLWKPLQVWGIADPTSPAKNYKELIKMEKRIKKWILAKNRILTIVGHTHRPRFPTPGDIPFFNDGSCVHPRSITGLEIQKGTISLIKWEIATKDDGTLQIVRILLEGPQQLEDYEKAVNL, encoded by the coding sequence ATGTCTTCCTTTTCTAGATTAACCGAGGCGTATAAAAATGCGAAGGTAATCCCATTTAACGAGCAGTCAAAGATAATACTTTTTAGCGACTGTCATCGTGGCGATAGTAGTTTCGCAGATGAGTTTGCCAACAATCGAAACATCTATTACCATGCTTTAAAACACTACTTTAATGAAGGTTTTACCTATTGCGAATTAGGAGATGGGGATGAATTGTGGGAAAACACCAGTTTTAAAGAAATTTTTAACGCCCATAAAAATGTGTATAAGCTACTACAACAGTTCCATTTGGACAATAGGTTGCATATGATCTGGGGAAACCATGATATGGTTTATAAAGATCCAGATTACGTTAAAAAGCATCTCTACACTTATTTTGAACCTATAGAAAACCGTGACAAAGAATTATTTAAGGGTCTTGTCTACCATGAAGCAATTATTTTAAAACATCAGACCACCCAACAAGAACTCTTTTTAACTCATGGCCACCAGGCCGATTGGTGGAACTACAATTTTTGGCGTTGGGGAAGATTTATGGTAAGGGTGTTATGGAAACCCCTACAAGTATGGGGAATAGCAGACCCTACGAGTCCCGCTAAAAATTACAAGGAACTTATTAAAATGGAGAAAAGAATAAAAAAATGGATTCTGGCTAAGAACCGGATACTGACCATTGTTGGCCATACCCATAGACCCCGATTTCCGACTCCGGGAGATATTCCTTTTTTTAATGACGGCAGCTGTGTGCATCCCCGAAGTATTACCGGATTAGAAATTCAAAAGGGCACTATTTCACTCATTAAATGGGAGATAGCTACTAAAGATGATGGCACCTTGCAGATTGTAAGAATATTGTTGGAGGGACCCCAGCAACTAGAAGATTACGAAAAAGCCGTTAACCTTTAA
- a CDS encoding RidA family protein yields MKHNNSITERIKELGLVFPPAPPPAGVYRPLLVVDNFLYVSGQGPVKEDGSLMIGRAGDDITAEEAKLAARQVALTMLSTIQTHFGSLDNIKRVVKVLGMVNCTPEFGKQPYVVNGFSELMADIFGNENGIGVRSAVGMMLPGNIAVEVEAMFQLH; encoded by the coding sequence ATGAAACACAATAACAGTATCACCGAAAGAATTAAGGAATTGGGATTAGTTTTCCCTCCCGCACCGCCACCGGCCGGGGTCTATAGGCCTTTATTGGTAGTGGACAACTTTTTATATGTCTCGGGCCAAGGTCCTGTAAAGGAAGATGGCTCGCTTATGATAGGTAGGGCAGGTGACGATATCACTGCCGAAGAAGCGAAATTGGCAGCAAGGCAAGTAGCACTTACCATGCTCTCCACCATCCAGACCCACTTTGGGAGTTTGGACAACATAAAGCGCGTAGTAAAGGTTTTAGGAATGGTAAATTGTACCCCAGAATTTGGGAAACAACCCTATGTGGTTAATGGATTTAGCGAATTGATGGCCGATATTTTTGGAAACGAAAATGGAATAGGGGTCAGAAGCGCCGTAGGAATGATGCTCCCAGGAAATATAGCCGTGGAGGTAGAAGCAATGTTCCAATTGCATTGA